From a single Pongo pygmaeus isolate AG05252 chromosome 12, NHGRI_mPonPyg2-v2.0_pri, whole genome shotgun sequence genomic region:
- the COLEC11 gene encoding collectin-11 isoform X6 produces MWWVPPSPYRSLPCALPGDMGDKGQKGSVGRHGKIGPIGSKGEKGNSGDIGPPGPNGEPGLPCECSQLRKAIGEMDNQVSQLTSELKFIKNAVAGVRETESKIYLLVKEEKRYADAQLSCQGRGGTLSMPKDEAANGLMAAYLAQAGLARVFIGINDLEREGAFVYSDRSPMRTFNKWRSGEPNNAYDEEDCVEMVVSGGWNDVACHTTMYFMCEFDKENM; encoded by the exons GAGACATGGGGGACAAAGGACAGAAAGGCAGTGTGGGTCGCCATGGAAAAATCGGTCCCATTGGCTCTAAAG gtGAGAAAGGAAATTCTGGTGACATAGGACCCCCTGGTCCTAATGGAGAACCAG GCCTCCCGTGTGAGTGCAGCCAGCTGCGCAAGGCCATCGGGGAGATGGACAACCAGGTCTCTCAGCTGACCAGCGAGCTCAAGTTCATCAAGAATG CTGTCGCCGGTGTGCGCGAGACGGAGAGCAAGATCTATCTGCTGGTGAAGGAGGAGAAGCGCTATGCGGACGCTCAGCTGTCCTGCCAGGGCCGTGGGGGCACGCTGAGCATGCCCAAGGACGAGGCTGCCAATGGCCTGATGGCCGCATACCTGGCGCAAGCCGGCCTGGCCCGTGTCTTCATCGGCATCAACGACCTGGAGAGGGAGGGCGCCTTCGTGTACTCCGACCGCTCCCCCATGCGGACCTTCAACAAGTGGCGCAGTGGTGAGCCCAACAATGCCTACGACGAGGAGGACTGCGTGGAGATGGTGGTCTCGGGCGGCTGGAACGACGTGGCCTGCCACACCACCATGTACTTCATGTGTGAGTTTGACAAGGAGAACATGTGA